One region of Streptococcus parasanguinis genomic DNA includes:
- a CDS encoding pseudouridine synthase, producing the protein MRLDKFLVDCGVGSRTEVKQLLKQNKIAVNGKKETAGKLQIDPDKDQVTFMGENLVHETFVYYLLHKPAGVISATEDDHHQTVLDLLDETARHKEVFPVGRLDIDTHGLLLLTNNGKLAHAMLSPKKHVSKIYRAQVDGIMDETDVARFEAGIALKDFTTLPARLQILEVDEASASSYVEIEIAEGKFHQVKRMVAACGKEVVDLERISMGPLTLDPTLELGEWRRLQPSELKSLEVFGVPL; encoded by the coding sequence ATGCGGCTAGATAAATTTTTAGTGGATTGTGGCGTGGGGAGTAGGACCGAGGTCAAGCAGCTTCTCAAGCAAAATAAAATCGCAGTGAATGGAAAAAAAGAGACAGCAGGGAAGCTACAGATTGATCCAGACAAGGATCAGGTGACCTTTATGGGGGAAAATCTGGTCCATGAAACCTTTGTGTACTATCTGCTTCATAAACCAGCTGGAGTCATCTCAGCGACTGAAGATGATCACCACCAAACTGTGCTGGATTTATTGGATGAGACAGCCCGTCACAAGGAAGTCTTTCCTGTCGGGCGCCTGGATATCGATACCCATGGCTTGCTCCTTTTGACCAATAATGGCAAGCTCGCTCATGCCATGCTTTCGCCGAAGAAGCATGTGTCGAAGATCTACCGTGCCCAGGTGGATGGGATCATGGATGAGACAGATGTAGCCCGTTTTGAAGCAGGCATTGCCCTCAAAGATTTCACGACTTTGCCTGCGAGATTGCAGATCTTAGAGGTGGATGAGGCCAGCGCCAGTTCCTATGTCGAAATTGAAATTGCAGAAGGAAAATTCCATCAGGTCAAGCGCATGGTCGCTGCCTGTGGCAAGGAAGTGGTGGATTTAGAGCGGATCTCTATGGGTCCTCTAACGCTAGATCCAACTCTTGAATTGGGGGAGTGGCGGAGACTCCAACCTTCTGAACTCAAGTCCCTAGAGGTCTTCGGAGTTCCCTTATAA
- a CDS encoding Cna B-type domain-containing protein — MKKWLYSVVTTVALFLLAALGFAKPNSPAKVHADTINDVVTSVNISKSTGGAITDPLGVWESFQVEANFVLPNGRVKKGDQTVIQLGDDFKVFETDTIDLLDQSGQKVATATVDDQRKVITVTYTDYPERMANVTGKLRFFARVDHQVVKGQKTLDFTLTIDKKVISGGNIDYKGVNPGENPPTPEVFSKWGWTNSDNKLKLTYTLNINQGHTALHNIDIKDQLAFTDGKIKADSINIHTGTWQIDNEDGAYHLRDTTNVTKNYSPVVSADGRSLTVHIGDLAPEQGMTIRYDVYLDKVPAINTSYKNNASMTATEIKEQNKVADILYQFLDGKFNGEKYSFTIHKKGENGQALAGAVFAVTADDTGEQVGTITTDENGVGTITGLIKQAYTVKEIQAPTGYVLSEKPIKISKDDFGNDLAISRDVVNQKEKTSVAGQKTWNDNDNQDGKRPSKITVNLLANGVKVASKEVKPDATGTWAYHFDNLDVVDDAGNVIAYTVSEEPVEGYEATIEGTNITNSRTPEVVEIPVTKVWKDNDNQDGVRPDKVTVRLLADGTEVASQELSAATDWKTVFTNLPKYNHGKQIVYTVTEDTVANYSAAIDGTTITNSYKPGKTSVTVTKRWEDNNDQDGKRPSAIKVQLYADGKAQGKEVELSAKNNWTHTFSNLPLKAKGKEIQYQVKEVGTVKGYTSTVDDSNKGNVVITNSRTPEVTEVAVKKIWDDADNKDDLRPEKITVRLLADGQEVAVKEITATDNWQASFTDLPVYKEGKKIAYTITEDPVAGYTSNIDGFTVTNRHTPPTTPPTTPPSTPPTTPPTTPPTTPPTTPPTTPPTTPPTTPPTTPPTTPPTTPPSTPEKPETPTTPKEGKKKILPSTGEVVAYGLTILGALLAIFALALLLRGKRKEK; from the coding sequence ATGAAAAAGTGGCTCTATTCTGTTGTGACAACAGTTGCCCTATTTTTACTAGCGGCTTTAGGATTTGCCAAACCCAATAGTCCGGCTAAAGTCCATGCAGATACGATCAATGATGTTGTGACATCTGTAAACATCTCGAAATCAACTGGTGGGGCCATTACAGATCCACTCGGTGTTTGGGAAAGTTTTCAAGTTGAAGCAAACTTTGTGTTGCCAAATGGACGTGTAAAAAAGGGAGATCAGACTGTTATCCAACTTGGAGATGACTTTAAGGTCTTTGAAACGGACACCATCGACCTGCTGGATCAAAGTGGTCAAAAAGTTGCGACAGCAACGGTAGATGATCAAAGAAAAGTCATCACTGTAACCTACACGGATTATCCTGAAAGAATGGCCAATGTGACAGGGAAACTGCGTTTCTTTGCGCGTGTAGACCACCAAGTCGTCAAAGGGCAAAAGACACTTGATTTTACTCTTACGATCGATAAGAAAGTGATTTCAGGTGGGAATATCGATTACAAAGGGGTCAATCCGGGTGAAAATCCTCCTACTCCGGAAGTCTTTAGCAAATGGGGCTGGACCAACTCAGATAATAAATTAAAATTGACCTATACCTTGAACATCAATCAAGGTCACACAGCTCTTCATAATATTGATATTAAAGACCAATTGGCCTTTACAGATGGAAAAATCAAAGCAGATTCTATCAACATCCATACTGGAACTTGGCAGATCGATAACGAAGATGGCGCCTATCACTTAAGAGACACCACAAATGTCACGAAGAATTATTCCCCTGTTGTCAGTGCCGATGGTCGTTCTCTAACGGTTCATATTGGAGATCTAGCTCCAGAACAAGGAATGACGATTCGTTATGATGTTTATTTGGACAAGGTCCCAGCCATCAATACATCCTACAAAAACAATGCTAGCATGACAGCTACAGAAATCAAGGAGCAAAATAAGGTTGCAGATATTCTGTATCAGTTCCTTGATGGAAAATTTAATGGTGAGAAATACTCCTTCACTATTCATAAAAAAGGTGAAAATGGTCAGGCTCTTGCAGGTGCTGTCTTTGCTGTGACAGCAGATGATACAGGTGAGCAAGTGGGAACCATTACGACAGATGAGAATGGTGTTGGCACCATTACTGGTTTGATCAAACAAGCTTATACGGTTAAAGAAATTCAAGCTCCGACAGGCTATGTGCTCTCTGAAAAACCTATCAAGATCAGCAAGGATGATTTTGGAAATGACCTCGCGATTTCTCGTGATGTCGTAAACCAAAAAGAAAAAACAAGCGTTGCTGGTCAAAAGACATGGAATGATAATGATAACCAAGATGGCAAGCGTCCATCAAAAATCACCGTCAACCTCCTAGCAAATGGAGTTAAAGTTGCTTCTAAAGAAGTGAAACCAGATGCTACAGGAACTTGGGCTTATCATTTTGATAATCTCGATGTGGTCGATGATGCTGGCAATGTCATTGCCTACACTGTTTCAGAAGAACCTGTTGAAGGCTATGAAGCGACTATTGAAGGAACCAATATTACCAACAGTCGGACACCAGAAGTTGTTGAGATTCCAGTAACGAAAGTTTGGAAAGACAATGATAACCAAGATGGCGTTCGTCCTGACAAGGTCACTGTTCGTCTCCTTGCAGATGGTACAGAAGTAGCTAGCCAAGAGCTAAGTGCAGCGACTGATTGGAAGACAGTCTTTACCAATCTTCCAAAATACAATCACGGCAAACAAATTGTCTACACAGTCACAGAAGACACAGTAGCCAATTACTCTGCTGCGATTGATGGAACAACCATTACCAATAGCTACAAGCCAGGTAAAACCAGCGTTACTGTTACAAAACGTTGGGAAGACAACAATGACCAAGATGGCAAACGTCCAAGCGCCATTAAGGTACAGCTCTATGCAGATGGCAAAGCTCAAGGAAAAGAAGTGGAACTTTCTGCTAAAAATAACTGGACCCATACCTTTAGCAATTTGCCTCTAAAAGCGAAAGGCAAAGAGATTCAGTACCAAGTGAAAGAAGTTGGGACAGTCAAAGGCTATACTAGTACGGTCGATGACAGTAACAAGGGAAATGTAGTGATCACCAATAGCCGCACACCAGAAGTAACAGAAGTAGCGGTCAAGAAGATCTGGGATGATGCAGACAATAAAGATGATCTTCGTCCTGAAAAAATCACAGTTCGTCTCCTTGCGGATGGTCAAGAAGTAGCTGTAAAAGAAATCACAGCTACTGATAATTGGCAGGCAAGCTTCACGGATCTACCCGTATACAAGGAAGGTAAGAAGATTGCCTACACGATTACAGAGGATCCAGTAGCAGGTTATACAAGCAACATTGATGGTTTCACGGTAACCAACCGTCATACGCCACCAACAACACCTCCTACCACACCACCAAGCACACCGCCAACGACACCGCCTACAACCCCACCAACGACACCGCCAACGACACCGCCTACAACCCCACCAACGACACCGCCAACAACACCTCCTACAACGCCACCGACGACACCACCAACAACGCCGCCAAGCACACCGGAAAAACCAGAAACTCCAACCACACCAAAAGAAGGAAAGAAAAAAATTCTTCCATCAACTGGTGAAGTTGTTGCTTACGGGTTGACCATACTCGGTGCACTCTTAGCAATTTTTGCTTTGGCTTTGCTCTTGCGTGGTAAACGGAAAGAGAAATAA
- the rpsO gene encoding 30S ribosomal protein S15, whose translation MAISKEKKNEIIAQYARHEGDTGSVEVQVAVLTWEINHLNEHIKQHKKDHATYRGLMKKIGRRRNLLAYLRTNDVNRYRELINSLGLRR comes from the coding sequence ATGGCAATCTCAAAAGAGAAAAAAAATGAAATCATTGCACAATACGCACGTCACGAAGGTGACACTGGTTCAGTAGAAGTACAAGTTGCTGTCCTTACTTGGGAAATCAACCACTTGAACGAACACATCAAACAACACAAAAAAGACCACGCTACTTACCGTGGTTTGATGAAGAAAATCGGTCGCCGTCGTAACTTGTTGGCTTACCTTCGTACAAACGACGTTAACCGTTACCGTGAGTTGATCAACTCTCTTGGACTTCGTCGTTAA
- a CDS encoding DUF4649 family protein, whose translation MIDITYLDGAKQERVMHFDSYDEFERSQQACLIGVADFYPVVKLTYNGHELDYQGTYGDVFFYLMKQDLTQYQN comes from the coding sequence ATGATTGATATTACATATCTAGATGGTGCAAAACAAGAAAGAGTCATGCATTTTGATTCCTACGATGAGTTTGAACGCTCCCAACAAGCTTGCTTGATTGGGGTAGCAGATTTTTATCCTGTTGTGAAACTGACCTATAATGGGCATGAATTGGATTACCAAGGGACTTACGGAGATGTCTTCTTCTATTTGATGAAGCAAGATTTGACGCAGTACCAAAACTAA
- the trxA gene encoding thioredoxin → MAKAITDATFEAETKEGLVLVDFWATWCGPCRMQAPILEKLSEELSEDELKILKMDVDENPETARAFGIMSIPTLLFKKDGQVVKQVAGVHTAAQIKAIVAELS, encoded by the coding sequence ATGGCAAAAGCAATTACAGACGCAACATTTGAAGCAGAAACAAAAGAAGGCTTGGTCTTGGTAGACTTTTGGGCAACCTGGTGTGGTCCATGTCGCATGCAAGCTCCTATTTTAGAAAAATTATCGGAAGAACTTTCGGAAGATGAGTTAAAAATCCTAAAAATGGATGTGGATGAAAATCCAGAAACAGCGCGTGCTTTCGGCATTATGTCCATTCCAACCTTGCTCTTTAAAAAAGATGGGCAGGTTGTTAAACAAGTAGCAGGAGTGCATACCGCAGCACAAATTAAGGCCATTGTGGCAGAGTTGAGTTAA
- the pepF gene encoding oligoendopeptidase F, whose protein sequence is MELKKRSEFPENELWDLTALYQDQEDFLRAIEKTREEINEFVRNYKGNLHTFEDFEAAFAVFEQIQIQLSHIGNYSFMPQTTDFSDEAFAEIAQAGMDFETWASVELSFFDDALVEADEEVLERLGQLPHLTFAIRQAKIKKAHYLGADVEKTLTNLGEVFYGPQDIYTKMRAGDFEMADFEVDGEVYKNSFVTYENFYQNHENAEVREKAFRSFSEGLRKHQNTAAATYLAQVKSEKLIADMRGYDSVFDYLLAEQEVDRAMFDRQIDLIMKDFAPVAQKFLKHVAKVNGLEKMTFADWKLDLDSALNPDVTIDDAYDLVMKSVEPLGEEYSREIARYQTERWVDFAANEGKDSGGYAADPYRVHPYVLMSWTGRMSDVYTLIHEIGHSGQFIFSDNNQSYFNAHMSTYYVEAPSTFNELLLSDYLEHQFDDPRQKRFALAHRLTDTYFHNFITHLLEAAFQRKVYTLIEEGGTFGASKLNSIMKEVLTEFWGDAVETDDDAALTWMRQSHYYMGLYSYTYSAGLVISTAGYLHLKNSENGAKDWLDLLKSGGSKTPLESAMIIGADISTDKPLRDTIQFLSDTVDQIIAYSAELGE, encoded by the coding sequence ATGGAATTAAAAAAACGTTCTGAATTTCCTGAGAACGAACTCTGGGACCTCACAGCCCTCTACCAAGACCAGGAAGACTTCTTGCGTGCCATTGAAAAAACACGTGAAGAAATCAATGAATTTGTCCGTAACTACAAAGGCAACCTCCACACCTTTGAAGACTTTGAAGCTGCCTTTGCAGTCTTTGAACAAATTCAGATCCAACTCAGCCACATTGGCAACTACAGCTTTATGCCCCAAACGACGGACTTTAGCGATGAAGCTTTTGCGGAAATTGCCCAAGCAGGGATGGATTTCGAAACTTGGGCCAGCGTTGAACTTTCCTTCTTTGATGATGCTTTGGTAGAAGCGGATGAAGAAGTCCTTGAACGTCTGGGACAACTCCCTCACCTCACTTTTGCCATTCGTCAGGCTAAAATCAAAAAAGCTCACTACTTGGGAGCTGATGTGGAAAAAACTCTGACCAACCTTGGTGAAGTCTTCTACGGACCGCAAGACATCTATACCAAGATGCGGGCAGGTGACTTTGAAATGGCTGATTTTGAAGTAGATGGAGAAGTTTACAAGAATAGCTTTGTCACCTATGAAAACTTCTACCAAAACCATGAGAATGCGGAAGTCCGTGAAAAAGCCTTTCGTTCCTTCTCAGAAGGTCTCCGCAAGCACCAAAACACGGCTGCTGCTACCTATCTAGCCCAAGTCAAATCTGAAAAACTAATCGCAGATATGCGAGGCTACGATTCCGTATTTGACTATCTCTTAGCTGAGCAGGAAGTGGATCGTGCCATGTTTGATCGTCAGATTGACCTGATCATGAAGGACTTCGCTCCAGTAGCTCAAAAATTCCTCAAACACGTGGCCAAGGTCAACGGCCTTGAGAAAATGACCTTTGCTGATTGGAAGTTGGACTTGGACAGTGCGCTCAACCCAGATGTTACCATTGATGATGCTTATGATTTGGTCATGAAATCTGTGGAACCTCTTGGCGAAGAATATTCCCGCGAAATTGCCCGCTACCAAACCGAACGTTGGGTCGACTTTGCTGCCAATGAAGGCAAGGATTCCGGTGGTTATGCAGCCGATCCATACCGTGTCCATCCTTATGTCCTGATGAGTTGGACAGGACGGATGAGCGATGTTTATACCCTGATCCATGAGATCGGACATTCTGGTCAATTCATCTTCTCAGACAACAACCAAAGCTACTTCAACGCCCACATGTCGACCTACTATGTGGAAGCTCCTTCTACTTTTAACGAGCTCCTCCTCAGCGACTACTTGGAACACCAGTTTGACGATCCTCGTCAAAAACGCTTTGCCCTAGCTCACCGTTTGACAGACACCTACTTCCACAACTTCATCACCCACTTGCTGGAAGCAGCCTTCCAACGCAAGGTCTACACCCTGATTGAAGAAGGTGGAACCTTCGGCGCTAGCAAGCTCAATAGCATCATGAAGGAAGTCTTGACCGAATTCTGGGGAGACGCTGTTGAAACAGATGACGATGCGGCTTTGACCTGGATGCGCCAAAGCCACTACTACATGGGACTTTACAGCTACACCTACTCAGCTGGATTAGTAATCTCAACAGCGGGTTACTTGCATTTGAAAAACTCTGAAAACGGAGCTAAAGATTGGCTGGACCTCCTCAAATCAGGCGGTAGCAAGACACCACTTGAGTCAGCCATGATTATCGGAGCAGATATCTCAACTGACAAACCACTTCGTGATACCATCCAATTCCTTTCAGACACTGTCGATCAAATTATTGCTTACAGTGCAGAATTGGGAGAATAA